From Microbacterium sp. CGR2:
ACACGCCACCCTCCGATGTCCATCAGTAGGGTCAGAGCTTACTGAGCCCGGTCAGCTCGTCCGCGGCGCCGACCCGTGGGAGCTGAACGACCCAGATCTCATCCCCGAGAGCGAGTGCCTGGAGGGTCGACCCCGCGCATCTTCGACGACTCCCCACCGTCGACTCGTCTGGCCCGACGCTGCTCGAACCCCATCGCGTAGTCGGGGCAGACCCCTCCCCGAGAGACTCGTACACAGAAGTACACTGGGTACACAGGAATTCACAGGAGGTAGTCGATGCGACCCTTCTTCCGCTGCCCCGTATCGCGCACGCACCACGGCCCGCGCATGGACATTCTCGGAGGACGAGCTCGACGCTCTCCGTAGCGAGCTCAAGACTCGATCGCTTCGGATCCTGTCCGAATGGGAGCACGGACGGCATCGCGTTCATCGTCACCGATGGCCGTGTGTGAGGGTTCTGAGTGGCCCTCGCCGCCGTGTTTCGTCGCGAGCTATTCAGTTGCAATGTCGCTTGCTTTGGCGGAACTGTCCGCCGGCACAGGCACTGTCGCTCGAACGACCCATGCGCCCTGTGAAGGCCCCGCTTCGAGCGACCCGCCATGTTGCGAGAGCCGTTGTCGTCCCCGCCACAGACCCCGGCCTCCCGAAGTCGCTGCGCCGCCAGCTACGCCCGGGGCTAGGGCATTTTCAACGAGGAGCGTCACGCTGTCGGGACGGTCGAGAATGCGGATGCTCGCGAACTGCGACGTGGGGGCATGTTTGATGATGTTCGTGACTGCCTCGATCGCGATCTCGATGAGGAGCCGCTCCGCCGTAGGTGACAGACACTGATTGTCGTCGGATGCCGACACTGTTGTCGGTATCCCCGCGTCCTTCAGCAGGTCGCCGAGCGTGGCGATAGCTTCCGCCACCTGCCCGTTGTATCGAAGGGCGCGCGACGCTGGCGCTTCGGTCTGGGTGTCGCGCATCAGCGAGAGCAGTGACTGAATGCTCCCAAGTGCGCGCTCAGCCGAGTCCTCAATCGTGGTGAGTGAAACGGTACGCGCATCCTTATCGGGCTGCTTGGGTAGCGCACGGGCGTGGAAGAGGATGAGTGTGAGGTCGTGCGCGATGCCGTCGTGGAGCTCGTCGGCGATCCTCTCCTGCTCTTCACGGGCGATCAGTTCGAGGTCCTGCTCGACCCGCGCACGCTCCGCGATGAAGATCCCTTCCCGTGTGGCCAGGAGCCGGAATGCCAACCCTGCAAGCAGTGCGATCGCGGCGATCCCCGCAATCCCGAACATGCCCCCTTCAGCGAGCGTCGTGCCCGTGGCAGCGATGTAGGCCGTCAGAGTGGCGACGAGAAGCGAGTGCGTAATGACCACCCATGGCGCGCAGGTTGCAGCGACGAGGCTTAGCGCAATCGCGAGCTCCAGAACGTCACCGCCGCTTCCGGTGAAGATCACCCCGACGCCGCTGATGATCATGATTGCAAAGGCGGCGGTCAGCGGGTGCCAGGCGAAGGCGGCAAGACCTGCGTAGAACGCCATCGCCAGGAGATCGGAGCGGGTGAAGCGCCCGCTGGAGATGATGAACCCAACAGCGATGAATACGAGCACTCCGACAGACGCGACGAGCAGGACCCTGACGACCGGATGGAGTGAGCGTTGCTCCCAGAACCCGCGCGAGAGCATCGTTCGCCGGATGGATAGCCGGGCGCTGTCCCCGCTACTCAGCACTCGTGAGGTGTGCGGGTTCGACCGGTCAGGCACAGATGCCGAGAACCTTGCACATCCAATCTCCGAGATCGGCGTTGTCCGCGATGGTGAACAGAGCAAGCGTTCCGATGTCGTACAGATTCAGGCCCATGTAGAACTCCTTACGATCGGTCGCTGAAACACCTGCTCGATGTTGAGCCCCGGGCGCGACCTGGATGTGCTCCCGCCATATTCGTGTGCCGCCCTGAGTCCCGGAATCATGGCCCCAGGGCTACAGCTTGCCAATCGGTGACGCGATACGGTTTCCGGGTGGCTGAAGCGGTGAAGGTGCTGATCGTCGACGATGACGCACTCGTGCGGCATGCTCTTCGGGCATTCATTTCTGTCGACGAGCGCGTGACCCTCGTCGGCGAAGCCAGCGATGGCGCCGAGGTCGTGGATGCGTGCAAGAGGCTTTCCCCTGATGTCGTCCTGATGGACATCAAGATGGCGGACGTCAACGGCGTGGAGGCGACGCGACGAGTTCTAGAGTGGAACCCGCGCTGTCGAGTCGTGGCGCTGACGACCTTTACCACGGAGTGGCGTGCTCTCGAGGTACTGCGCGCGGGCGCCAGTGGCTATCTGGTCAAGAACTCTGCCCCAGACGACATCATCGCCGCCATCCTTTCGGCGCACGCCGGCGACCGTGTTGTCTCCCCCGAAGTGCAGTCGAGATTCGTGCGCACGATGATCGAGTCGGGCGATATGGAGCCTGTGGATGCGCCCGCTCTCAGCCACCGTGAACATCAGATCATCGAGCTGATCGCGAAGGGCCTGTCGAACGCCGAAATCGCGCATGAACTGCACTACGCCGAGGGCACCGTGAAAGCTGACATCCGGCGCATCAATCAGATTTGGAACGTTGACAACCGCCTGCAGATCGTCCTGCGGGCAACAGCGATCGGAATCATCAGCCTGTAGCGCCAGGCGGGTGCGGTCGCGATCCATCACAGATAGCCCTAGGGCTACAGTGCTCGACGATCTCTTGCCCCCTGCCTCCGTGTCCCAACATGATGCGTATGTCCGACATCTGGATTGGGCATCACCGCCACACGCTCACGACGGGCAGGGATGAAATGACGATAACTACTTCACGCCTCGCGGTGTCCTTGCCTCTCGTCGGCGCCGCGTTTCTGACGATGGCGATTCTCTTGCCTGTCGAGCTCGCGATAGCGGCATGGCTGCTTGCCATGCTCAGTTTCGCGGCCGCCGTGGTGTGCGCGATCATCGTCGGACGGCGACGCAACCCCGCGCTTCTCGCCGTTCAGCAAGGAGGATCGAAATGACCGCAGATGTTCACCAGGCGGACCCGCAGATCGCAGGGACCGGCCGCGGACGCGTGATTGCAAGCTACGTTCTCGCCAGCCTCGTGGTTCTGGCGCTGACGCTCCGATTCCCTCCCGGCGATTTCACCGGATGGATGGCAACCAGTCTCAGCACTCCCCTCTGGGTGGCGTATCTGATCCTGGCGGCCATCTCGCTGGTGGGGTTCCTCCTCACTCTCAACCTCGAGCGTCGCTACGGGCGCTCGGGCGCGCGGTGGATGAACCTCATCCTGCTCGTCGGCACGTTGCTATCGACGGTGGGGGAGCTAATAACCGGTTCATCAAAGGGATGAGAATGAAGAATCAGAAGAAGACTGTAGTTGGAGCGGTCGCTCTGCTGGCGCTCTCGCTGGCCATGCCGCAGACGGCGTCTGCGAACGAGACGCAAAGCAACCTCGAGGATGAGGTTGCAGCCATCATCGGCGCTGAGATCCAGGCGGATGTCGATCCCAACGAAGCAGGGATCATCTCGTTCGGCACGCCAGATGTGACGGTCACTGCGCAGACCGCGAACGAGTTCAACAACGATCCCGAAGCGATCGCCGACGCGTTCTTCCAGGGCGTGCAGGACGAGCTCGCTGAATCCCCCGAGCCGACGCCTCCGCCCCTCACGACATTCGGCACCGGAACCTACGTCGCCGATCAGAACGTGACAGTTCCCTCCCTGGGAATCGCGTGGATCGCGCAGAAGCTGAACTACAACATCTCCGGCAGCTACATCAACAGCCTCTCGAAGAGCGGCAGCTCGTACATGTACGGCATCGCGCTCGGTACGTGGTCGCACAACAGCACCACGACCACGCTGAAGAGGTCGCGCACCTGTGTCGCGACGCAGATGTCCGGGGTGTTCCGTTACACGGTCAATGGGGTGGGGATCCACCTCCCGGCGAATGTCCTCGCCTCTGACGCAGCGAGCGGCGGCGGCCTGCACAGCGTGA
This genomic window contains:
- a CDS encoding response regulator transcription factor encodes the protein MKVLIVDDDALVRHALRAFISVDERVTLVGEASDGAEVVDACKRLSPDVVLMDIKMADVNGVEATRRVLEWNPRCRVVALTTFTTEWRALEVLRAGASGYLVKNSAPDDIIAAILSAHAGDRVVSPEVQSRFVRTMIESGDMEPVDAPALSHREHQIIELIAKGLSNAEIAHELHYAEGTVKADIRRINQIWNVDNRLQIVLRATAIGIISL
- a CDS encoding sensor histidine kinase, translating into MLVFIAVGFIISSGRFTRSDLLAMAFYAGLAAFAWHPLTAAFAIMIISGVGVIFTGSGGDVLELAIALSLVAATCAPWVVITHSLLVATLTAYIAATGTTLAEGGMFGIAGIAAIALLAGLAFRLLATREGIFIAERARVEQDLELIAREEQERIADELHDGIAHDLTLILFHARALPKQPDKDARTVSLTTIEDSAERALGSIQSLLSLMRDTQTEAPASRALRYNGQVAEAIATLGDLLKDAGIPTTVSASDDNQCLSPTAERLLIEIAIEAVTNIIKHAPTSQFASIRILDRPDSVTLLVENALAPGVAGGAATSGGRGLWRGRQRLSQHGGSLEAGPSQGAWVVRATVPVPADSSAKASDIATE